From Girardinichthys multiradiatus isolate DD_20200921_A chromosome 3, DD_fGirMul_XY1, whole genome shotgun sequence, the proteins below share one genomic window:
- the hpn gene encoding serine protease hepsin, whose product MYAEKVVTEGKMGSRGISLTCVLTPWRVMGVCATVMIIGAIGAGIWAVVTYCTMEEDTGLYDVQVNSPDQLLRVFDSAQRRWRQVCSSSANELLASISCEEVGFVSVLNYSVISVPEASGDVGEFFCVRQEELSYGKKIKDSLYPCACESREVLTLLCQDCGRRSFAADRIVGGVDARQGSWPWQVSLQYDGIHQCGGSIISNRWIVSAAHCFPERNRFINRWRVLLGSIYNKPVNANVVEVKTIVYHSSYLPFVDANIDDNSRDIAVLALAQPLTFNEYIQPVCLPTYGQRLIDGQMGTVTGWGNVGYYGHLADVLQEANVPIISDAVCNAADYYDNQITTSMFCAGYEKGGIDACQGDSGGPFVAADCLSKTSRYRLLGVVSWGTGCAMAKKPGVYTRVCRFLPWISTAMRNYYNLPGVHKLARP is encoded by the exons GGAGCAGGGGCATCTCTCTGACCTGTGTGTTGACCCCCTGGCGGGTAATGGGAGTTTGTGCAACAGTCATGATCATTGGAGCCATTGGAGCTGGTATCTGGGCCGTAG TTACATACTGCACAATGGAGGAGGACACAGGACTGTATGATG TTCAGGTAAATTCACCTGACCAACTTCTCAGAGTGTTTGACTCTGCTCAGAGGAGGTGGCGTCAGGTGtgttcctcttcagccaatgaACTTCTTGCTAGCATCAGTTGTGAGGAAGTTGGATTTGTCAG tGTGTTGAATTACTCGGTCATATCGGTGCCAGAAGCCAGTGGTGACGTTGGAGAGTTCTTCTGTGTCCGACAAGAAGAGCTCAGCTATGGAAAGAAAATCAAAGACTCATTGTACCCATG tgccTGTGAGAGCAGGGAAGTTCTTACACTGTTATGCCAAG ACTGTGGCAGGCGTAGTTTTGCGGCAGACCGTATAGTTGGGGGTGTGGATGCAAGGCAGGGCAGCTGGCCCTGGCAAGTTAGCTTACAATATGATGGCATTCACCAGTGTGGGGGATCCATCATCTCAAATCGCTGGATTGTTTCTGCTGCTCACTGCTTTCCAGA GCGCAACCGATTTATTAATCGATGGCGTGTGCTGCTGGGCTCCATCTACAACAAACCTGTCAATGCTAACGTGGTAGAGGTGAAGACCATTGTATACCACAGTAGCTACCTGCCCTTTGTAGATGCCAATATTGATGACAACAGCAGAGACATCGCTGTGTTGGCTCTCGCACAACCGCTCACTTTCAATG AGTACATCCAGCCTGTCTGTCTGCCAACATATGGACAACGACTGATTGATGGACAGATGGGAACAGTGACGGGCTGGGGAAACGTTGGATACTACG GTCATCTAGCAGATGTTCTCCAGGAAGCAAACGTCCCCATCATCAGTGATGCTGTCTGTAATGCTGCTGATTACTACGACAACCAGATCACCACCAGCATGTTCTGTGCTGGCTATGAGAAAGGAGGCATTGATGCCTGCCAG GGGGACAGTGGGGGTCCTTTTGTGGCTGCTGACTGCctgtctaaaaccagccgctaTCGTCTGCTCGGGGTGGTGAGTTGGGGAACAGGATGCGCCATGGCCAAAAAACCAGGTGTCTACACCAGAGTTTGCCGGTTTCTGCCTTGGATATCCACAGC